The following coding sequences lie in one Capsicum annuum cultivar UCD-10X-F1 chromosome 5, UCD10Xv1.1, whole genome shotgun sequence genomic window:
- the LOC124898797 gene encoding uncharacterized protein LOC124898797, which yields MLLSTKLTIERMDLSTKSRVLMVVMVPKKLIKWWEMFNYVEQQKLVKILGDLTELLHVTPRPDLIEALLTFWDPSSLVLRFGECEMTPTLAEISGLLHLPYIEKDMIRARNHTGVRLLQSCGLKSKGIRLGCLSDSWVSLEFFFARFGPSEGFDCFWDEFHVTKEKWERKRLEVFTLALLGTLVFLLEERRINTRLQSVVMALFHKDQNDKGINQKDRFTLIPVILTEIYKALTEVKGGRRFF from the coding sequence gatggatttgtccaccaagtctagagttctgatggttgtcatgGTGCCCAAAAAgctaatcaaatggtgggaaatgtttaactatgttgaacagcagaaactggttaaaatattaggtgatcttacagaacttctgcatgttacccctcgtccagatttaatagaggctttgttgaccttttgggatccaagtagtttggtgctcaggtttggggaatgtgaaatgactcctactttggcagaaatatccggtttgttgcatttgccctatatcgagaaggatatgatccgagcacgaaatcatactggcgtgagacttttgcagtcttgtggtttaaaaagtaagggtatccgtttgggttgtttaagtgactcgtgggtttccttagaattttttttcgcaagattcgggccctcggaaggttttgattgcttttgggatgaatttcatgtgactaaagagaagtgggagagaaagcgtcttgaagtcttcaccctcgctttgttaggtactttagtgtttctattagaagaaagacgtattaatacccgtttgcaatctgtggtaatggccctatttcataaggatcaaaacgacaaaggcattaatcaaaaggacaggttcactctcatacccgtgatcttaacagaaatatataaggctttaaccgaagtgaaggggggaaggagatttttttag